The genome window GAAGTTTTTATAATACATAAAAAGTACAAAAAACGGAAGTACAGCGAGCAGTGCTGCCATCAAATTACCTAAAAATAGTACTCGCTTTAATTTATGAGAATAGAACCACATCGCAAAAATATAGGCCGCAAAAAATAGTCCTGCACGCCAGGAAACAATACTTCCTAGAATAAAAGCGATGCCGTTAACTACAAAATACACCGACCATAAGGTAGAGCGACGTACCTGGTTCTCCAACAGCGTTTTTTGAGGCCTGTTGATCAGGTCCTTTTCTCTATCGTAAAAATTATTGATGATATAGCCACCTGCAATTGCGGCACTACTTGCGAGGATGATCAACCATAGTTTATAGTCTGCTAAGATGGACCTTATAGAAAGCCCTGGTGCCATGATAAAAATCGCTGCCAGAAATTGAGCAATAGCAACAACAATAACGTTGTATAAACGGACGCTTGAAAAGAGACTTAAAGACTTTATCAAAAGTGTCTTTAAACCTACTCGCTTATTCAGTGGATATGATTGCTCTACTTTCACGTAGCTAATTTAAGACATGAATCTTACAAACCTGAAATATTAAGAAATGCTTGTGTTCTAATCTTGGAGTTTAAAGGTATTCCAGATGAATAAAGCCGCTAGAATACAAGCAAGTAGCCTGTCGTCTTCCATTCAAGTAGCCTGTCGTCTTCCATTCCTGAGAATCTGCTTTTTAAAACGTATCTCTTTTAAAAGAAAGTGAGATTTCAACAAACTCTGTGTCCACCAATCCTGAAATTGATTTTTAAACAGCTCATTCCTAACTAAAAGAATTGCGGCTTCAACAAACACCGTTATCCACCACTCCTGATTTTATCCCAGCTATCGCTACAAGAAATTCTGTCCTGTGCATTCCTCTCGCAAAAGCTTGTCGGATGCAAGTTCTAGGCGAGGAGCTTTTACTCTTGTGTATTTACTCTAGTGTTTTCATTCCAGACATCCAGCCAGTTCACAATCTGGCTCCTCGCCCAATCAGTCGAGGAGCTTTTACTCTTGTGTATTTACTCTAGCGTTTTCATTCCAGATGCCCAACCAGTTCACGATCTGACTTTTACTCTTGTGTATTTACTCTAGCATTTTCATTCCAGACGCCCAACTAGGCGAGGAGCTTTTTATAAATCCTACTCTTCAATTCGAACTCGTTCCCCAGCACTATGGCTAGAAAATTCTGGTGCGTACATGCTTTCTAGGATGGTGATCCCATTGGAGAAATGTCCTGCGTTGTTGGCTCTTACTTCGTATTCAAAAACATAGGTTCCTTTTGGGACATTATCAAAAAAGAAGTGAGTTGCGATGTCTTTGGTGCTCTGATAATACCCCAATCCATCTTGCCATTTGTATTCTGATAGTACATTCCCCGGTTCAAAACCGCTGGCACGCATATCTTTTAGGTGGACAAAATCCATATCGGCAGTGGTTCTTATTTCTATTCTTATGGTGATCAGGTCTCCTATTTCTAGTGGATCTTGGGAAGTGATTTCTTTTAATTCTTCTCCAGAGTTGTTGCTTATTTTTTTGAATAATTTCTTCTTTACCGATAAGGGTCCATTATCGTCTACAGTAATCTTATCGAGATCTTCAAAATACTGCCAGTACAACCCGCCATAACCAGTCACTTCACCTTTGTTCTTTACTTCTACTCTAGCATGCTGTTTTGTCATCTCATTTTTATCTAAAGAGATTTTAAAATAACCAGTTCCAGCTTCTTTTTTAACAGCATCTAGTTTTTCTTGCGGCAAGGATTTTCCTGCCCAAGTGATTCTATTGTTTAGGGCAACACTTGTCCAAGTGCCGTTTTGTAGTAATAACGCATAAGTAGCATCGGCGGTAGCTTTTGTGGATTTCCATTGGGTGGTTCTTTTCTTTTTAAGCAACCATACTTGCAATTCCTCCACGGTTTTGGCGTCTTTCTCAATTTCATAAAATGCCTCGATTGCCAGTGCTTGCGTTTCTATATCGCTGCTGTACCAGTACCAGGAGTTCGTATTTTCTTTCCAGTACATGCCGTTTTCTTTGTTCATCACTGCGGTTTGTCGCAAGCCTTCTAAAATTTTGGCTGCCGTATTTGATTCCCCGTTTCTATGCAAAACTATAGCCATGAGCAATTGTGTGTATAAAGGTTTTGAAGCAAATTCTTTTCCCGCTTTCGCGAAAGCTAACTTTCTACCATTTTCCAACACCTTATCCATCTTCTGATCGAGTACCGACTTCTCAAAGCTGCGTGCATACTGATAATGCCAGTAACTCGCACCAAAATCAAATTTCTTCAAACTCTTTTGATTATTGAGGTAGTCGTTAAAACGTTTTACCCATGCGCGATCTACTGCTGCAATAGCGTTTTTATACATGCGATCGGTTTGTGGTCTATCTTCATCGTTCACTTCTAATTTATTCAAATGACCGATTCCTGCTGCGATATGTCGAGTGATATATTCATTCATATTCCCCCCACTAAACCATGGAAAACCTCCAGAAGACAATTGCTTCTCTTCTAATTTTGCCAGTGTTTTCTTTTTCTCAAGAGCCGTCTTTTCTAAATCAAAAAGCGTGGCGAGACGTTGTTGTTTTTGGGCTTCTGTTTGTGCATCTCGCAACCATGGTGTATGAGCCAGGATAACCGATTTCAACTCTTCGTTTTGTTCCAGCTTGCTTTTATTAGTTCCATTTGCTGCCCAACTCTCAAAAACTTCTTTTACCTCTGGACTGCTGTTTAAGATATGTGCTGCCATAGAGTTGGCATAGTATCTAGAAAAAACCTGCTCGGCACAATTGTGCTCGTATTCCATTAAATAAGGCAAGGATTTGATCGCATACCAACTCGGATTAGAGGTATATTCAAAAGTCAATTGATGGTTTTCTAGCGTTGTAGACCTGTTGTTCTCTAGCTTGTCCATCACCACAGTTTCGGTCTCGCCGGCACGTACCCAAAGCGATCTGGATTCTGTGACCAGCATTCTATTAGTAAGCACAGGCAAGGTGTTTTCTTCTCCGTCAGAATATTGACCTGCTTTTGCAATGACCCGATAGGTAACTGCTTTGGTACCAACTGGAATTACAAAAGTCCAATTCACAGAGGTGTTGCCACCTTTCTCTGCAGTGAAATTTTGAAGTGCATTGGTATTTTTCAATTCTTGATCAATAGGTTGCATGGTAAGTGCATCAAATAATTTCAAGGTTGCAATTCCTTCCATTTTTGTATCGCTTAGATTTGCGATTTTAGTAGAGAATCGTATCGTATCTGTTTCTCTGAGAAATCGCGGTGCGTTAGGAACCAGACTCAATTCTTTTTGAGTCACAACCTGTTTTTCTAGATAAGCCGTCTCAGCTTGTTTGTTATGAGCAAAGAGCCTTAATTTCCATTGGGTCAACATCTCTGGCGAGGTGAACGAGAATTTCAAATTCCCATCTGTATCGGTTTTTAATTCTGGTAAGAAAAAAGCCATTTCTTTTAAGTCTTTTCTGATTTGAACGTTGTTCAATGCCATTTCTTGAAGAACCAAGTCGTTGGCGCTGACCCCTTCTTTTGTGGAGATAATGATCACTCCGTTTGCAGCGCGACTGCCGTAGATGGCTGTGGCGTTTGCTCCTTTAAGTGTTGCTATTTCTTTAATATCACTAGAATTTATTGCTTTGAACGTTGCTTCATCCATTGGAACGCCGTCAATAATATACAATGGTTGGGGATTTCCATTTAAAGAACTAGAGCCTCTGATCACCACCTCGGCACTTGCTCCAGGCTGTCCATCTGCATAAGAAACTTCTAATCCAGAAACAAAACCTTGAAGAATCCCGCCGATGCTATCATTAGGACTCCGTGACTCAGAATCATCGCTAATTGCAGAGGAAGAAACACTTGACATTTGCCTTGCATTGTTACTATAACCCATGACAACAACTTCATCTAAAGAATCACCATTTTCTTCCAACTGAATATTTAAGATTTTTTCACCTTTGTATTTGATCTCTTTTTTGATGTATCCTATAAATTGAAAAATTAATGTATCTCCTTTTTCAGGGTCAAGTATATAATATCCATCAAAGTCTGATATAGCTCCTATTTCTTTACCATTTATAGAAATAGTTGCTCCTACAATTTGCTCTCCGTTATTGTCATATATTTTACCTACCAATTTCCCTTGGATTGGTTTAGGAGTCTCCATTTTTCTGGATAGTTTTTGCTTGTATCTTTTATATCGATAGGAATTAGGAATAAAGTCCAATCCGTAATAATTAAAACGATCAAAATCCAAAGATGGCATAGACACATAATTACCAGAAATACCATTGTAATTATAACCAGTTTTAAGTCCAGTCAACTCATTAAAAAAGTCTGGCTCAAAATCACTATTATAATTATAAAAACTAAAACCATTCCAAGAAGCTGTAGTGAACTCATCCAGGCTTTTATCGTACATACTAGCCAGTACTTCAGCATTCATGGCGGTGTTATCTTGATCTTTTATGGTAAACGACCATTCTTCTTCCATTCCTGGATAGAGTTTATCCCTAAAGGTATTGGTGGTAATTTGATAATTACTGACTGCTGCTTTTTCTATTGCTGCGCTGAATTGATTGCTTACATACTCATTTTCAATTTGAACGGCATATCTAAATCCTATTTGTTGACCCTTAGCTTCTTTAAGGTTGAATTTTTTAGTTGTTTTTCCTTTGGGTAAAAAGATGACTTTTTCTTTTATGATTTTTCGTTTATCATAAGTCAGAAGTTGCATATAAACGCCATCCATAGCCGTAAAGAAATCTACTATAGCAAAATCGTCTTCTATCTTAAGATGATGAGAAACCATCACAGGATTTATGGATCGATTTTTATTTGCCCAAACCTCTTTTTTTACCATCTCTTCTACAACATCCTCTTCTTGATTCAGGCTTTTTCCTTTTCCTACTTCTATGGCTTTTGCATAGATCACGTAGTTGCCATTATCCCAGTTTTTGGTAATCGGAATTTCAATAGTTGTTAACGAATCTGTGGTCATGCGTTTTTTGAATAGTACAGGCGCGTCTTTCCATTCTCCAGCTTGCTCGCTAAGTCGTAAATCTGAATAAGGATAACGCTGTCTGTAATTCACATCGTTGAGTTCTTGAAATTCGGCTTGTGGTAGTCCAGAACTGATGACCACATGATCTGGTTGTTGGAGTTGTCTGATTTGTAGCTCTATGACCGCATTTATAGCTTTTCCATTGAGGTTTTTGGCAACTACTTTCACTTCATTATTCTCCACATCTAGAGTAGATGGACTGATCACACTTAATTCCAGTGCTTGCTTGCCCACTCTTACAGAAGTAGAGGCCGTTCGTGTTTCTCCGTTCACATCGGTGATTTCTACTTCAATTTGATACGAATAAATAGGATGCACATCTTTTCCTGCTAGGGTAGAATCTGCTACGGCTTTGAACTTGATCTCAAATTCTCCTTGATGATCAGTTTTAAAATCGCCTTCCAGCTCTTTACTATCGGCTATAATTTGCTCACCAGAATAATATCCAGAATATTTCCACCAAGGCAAACTGGCGCTTCTTGTTACTTTATAATGTATGTCTGCATCTGTGATGTTAGAACCTAGTAATGCTTTCGCATGAGCAGTAACTGTAACTGAATCATTTAATTGATAGGTAGCTTCTACTTCTTTAAAGTCGGCTTTAAAACGTGGTCTTTTGTACTCTTCGACCATAAAACCAAACTCGCCGTATTCAAAATCGTCCACGGCGTCCCAAAAATCAGAATCTTGCTCACTATCGATCTCGATGGTAAATTCTCCAGTCAGCACTTCTTTAGGCAAAGTGAATTCTCCATGAAAGCTACCGTATTCGTTTGTAGTAACGTTGGTTTTAAAGACTTCTTCATAATTGGCATCTTCCACGAGAATTTCAAATTCTTCTCCTGCCACCACTTTAGATACTTCTCCTTTTTTTGAAACAGCAATTCCTTTGTAATAGACCGTCTGTCCTGGTCTATAAATCGCTCGGTCTAAATACAGAAATGTTTTTACTTCCAGATCTTCCGTAAAATCTTGTGTTCCTCCTTCATAGTGATACAAACTTGTGGTCAGAACGTCATCTTTAAAAGTAGCCTTGATATCAAACCTCCTTTGCTCTTTGTAGGCTACAAAAGAAAGTTTTCCTTCCCTATTTGTTTTTCCTCTATTCCTGTATATTCCATCCTCAATAGATGTCGCTATCTCGACATTCTCTATGGGTTTTCCCGATTTTCTATCCAGTATTTGAATTTCTACTTGGTTGCCTACAGCTCTTTTAAAAAGAGTCATTTGGGAAACAGTCATATAACTTCCAGAAATACTTTTTTTATCTTCTTGATTGGTTTCTAGGATCACTAAATAAGTTCCTGCTGCGAGACCTTTTGCGTCGTATTCATACGTGTGCGAGTAGGTGTCTTTTGAAGACCTCAATTTGAATTCTTTATATAATGCGATGCGATTTTCTTTTTGAGAATTTTTGAGTTCGGCTCGATACAATGAATCTCTGAAGCCATTTTTGCTGTTATGATTATAAGAAACTTTTATAAAACTCATCGCAGCATTATCTACATTTTGATAAGAAACTACACCTCGATGTGGCTCATTGGGAATAATTAAATCTTGATGCTGCACATCTAAAGAAGGTCGGTAGATATCTGAAAGTAAGGCGGCACATTTTAAAGCGCCATAAGAATCTGGGTATTTCTCTAGGGCCTCTTTTGCCATTTCAATAGCTGTATCTCTAGCTGCTTGTCTTGTGTTTATATCTAGGCTATTGCTACGTGCATAGTAATATTGTGCCAATTGATGACTTACCAGCGTACTCAAAGCCTTTCCTTTATATTGTTCTAATAGCCGCTCATGAAATGCCACATAACCTGGAAGTGCCTCTGAATAACCCAAAACACTGCGCTCATATTCTAAACGTTCTAAAATAATACTCACATAAGGAGCCTCTTCTTTTTGTGAGAAGTGTAATTCTTCTAAAGAAGCATAAAGTTGTACGACATCATATTTAGAATAAATAGTATCTCCGGCCGGTCTTTTTAATTTTTGAAGTTCTTGAGTTGGTAGGAACGCATTTTTCACTGTGATGACATAAGATTCTCTAGGAGTAGTCAGTCTGTTGTATCCCGTTTTGTAAAAGTCCAAAGCTTCCCTAGCGAGTAGGTCCAATAAGGTAGGTCTCCATTCCCTTCCTAAAGGTCGCGCGTAGAGTATAGCAGAAAAGTCTGATACTGGAATCTTACCGAGCTTATGGCTATCCTTTAAGGAAAGCTGGTAGTGTTTTGAAATTTCTGCAAGGAAAATTTTTGCATCCCAAGTTAGAAAATCGCTATGATCCATGACTCCGCCAGCAGTTCGGTTTTGTATTTGCCAGCGGTTCTGGCTTAGGTAGTCGTTGAGCAACTTTGCATAGATGGAATGATAGATGTTTTTTTGGGGGAGTTTTGCTTTATCGATCAGGGCTTCTAATTCGTTGAGGACTTTTTGCTGTGCTTTTTCTTCTTTAATGAGATCAAACTTGGCACGAAACATAAAAGTCTTTACCAGCTGGTCGCCGTCTTTTTTTCTTTTGGCACGTTTGTAAATTTCTTCCACCACTTTTTTGGCATCGTCTATTTTATTTTCGAGTTCGAATTTTTCGGCTTGTTGCCACTTGTCTGTATAAAAATCTTGTGCTAGCGCCAGATGACTGCCTGATAGCAGTAGTAATATTATGAAAAGATACTTTTTCATGATTCTTCTAGTTTGTAATAAAGGTACGTTGATTCCTAGCTTTAGAAAAAATAGAATGAGTAAAAGCACCTTTTCAATGAGGGAATGCAATTTTGGTTTAGTTTTTGATATTTTTGTTAGATGAAGAAGATTTTAATCACACTATTGTTTTTAACGGGCACAGTTGTTTATGGTCAGTCCGCTTTCGCGAAAGCGGAACAATTATACAGAGGCGAGAAATACGACAAAGCCCTGGTATCATTTACTAAATTGTATAAGCAGAACAGTGCTGACTTAAACGTTATAGAACGTTTAGGAGACATAGCCGGTCATAAAAAAGACTTTAAAACGGCAATGAGCTACTACAAGATATTGTTAGAAAACAAACCAAAAGATGCCCACTACAACTTTAAATACGGCGGTGCCATGGGACTTTATGCTAAAAGTTGCTCCAAGTTAAAGGCACTAGGCATGCTGGACGATATCAAAATGTATCTTAAAAAAGCAGCCAGACTGGATCCCAATCATATAGAATCAAGACATGCGTTATCTCAATTATACTGTGAACTACCTGGCCTAGTAGGTGGCTCTATTAAGAAAAGCCGCTCCTATGCTAACGAGCTTTTAAATTTATCTCCTGTAGATGGACATCTGGCACATGGATTTATAGATGAATATGAAGAAGATTATGACAAGGCGGTGGTTTCTTATGGTAAAGCGGTAGAAACTGGTGGCTCTTTAGTTACCTATAGAAAACTAGCAGCGGTGTATGAGAATAAATTAAAGAATTATGACAAAGCCCTAAAAGTTCTCAAACGCGCCCGACAAAAACACCAAGACTATCAGCTTGCTCTCGATATCGCTAGCTTAGAAACACGGCTACAAATAAGCGAGTAACATCAATTAAGTTTTATAACTTACCAAAAACTCATTATATGCGCGTACACTTTATCGCGATAGGCGGCAGCGCCATGCACAATCTTGCTCTTGCTTTACATCACAAAGGTGATCATGTAACAGGTAGCGACGATACTATCTTTGAACCAAGTAAGTCCAGACTGGACAAGTACGGTTTGTTTCCACAAGAATTTGGCTGGTTTACAGAGAAGATCACTACAGATCTCGATGCTGTAATTTTAGGAATGCATGCAAAAGAGGACAATCCGGAATTATTAAAAGCTCAAGAATTAGGGCTTAGAATTTATTCTTATCCCGAATACCTCTATGAACAGTCTAAAAACAAAACACGTGTTGTTATAGGCGGCTCTCATGGTAAAACAACCATTACTTCTATGATTCTTCATGTCATGCATTACCATGAAAAAGAAGTGGATTATATGGTAGGTGCACAACTGGACGGTTTTGATACCATGGTGCATCTTACTGAAGAAAATGAATTTATAGTTTTAGAAGGTGATGAATATCTTTCTAGTCCTATCGATAGAAGACCTAAATTTCATTTGTACCAACCTAATATCGCATTGATTTCAGGCATCGCTTGGGATCATATCAATGTTTTTCCTACTTGGGAAAATTACTTGAGTCAGTTTGAGCAGTTTGTTGAATTGATGAAAGACGGTAGTATTCTCGTTTACAATGAAGATGATGCGGCAGTTGTAGCAATATCTGAAGCGGCTACAAAACCTACTAGAAAACATTCTTATACAGTTCCAGCACATCAAATCATCAATGGTATTACTTATCTGGACACTCCTGAAGGAGATATGCCTATTGAAATTTTTGGTAAACACAACTTGAGCAATCTCGCTGGTGCTAAATGGATGTGTCAACACATGGGCATTGATGAAGATGATTTTTATGAAGCTATTGCGACCTTTAAAGGAGCCTCCAAACGCCTTGAAAAAATCGCCGAAAATTCAGATGCGGTGATCTATAAAGATTTTGCACATTCCCCTAGTAAAGTTGCTGCTACAACAGCAGCAGTTGCAGCACAATACAAAGGACGTAAAATTATCGCTTGCTTAGAATTGCATACCTACTCCAGCCTGGATCCAGAATTTTTAATACAGTATAAAAGCGCACTGGACCCAGCAAGTGTCGCCGTAGTTTTTTACAGTCCGCATGCAGTAGAGATTAAAAAGCTTGCCCCTGTGTCCAGAGAGCAGATATTAGAAGCTTTTGATAGAGATGACTTAATAGTTATGACAGATCCTGCCACATTTAAAGAATGGCTGTTTAAACAGTCCTTAGACAAGAGTGCTTTGCTATTGATGAGCAGCGGTAATTATGGAGGTTTAGATTTTGAAGAATTGAAAGGATTGATCTAAAACCATCGATAGTCATTAGTTCACATTTCTTATAAGAACGAATTTGAATTAAATGTGGAGTTAAAGTATAAAGCAAAAAAAATGCGATCCTAATGGATCGCATTTTTGCTTTTATGTGAAGAAGAACTTACTTATTGATAAGCACCTTTTTAACTGTTTTAGAAGTCCCTTGTTGTACTTGTAATAAGTACAATCCATTAGTCAAGTTTTGAACATCTATAGTTTCATTTAATCTTGAAGCATCTTGCACTTCTTTAGTAAATACAACACGACCATTAAGATCAAGAAGGTAAATAACAGCATCACCAGTATTCACGTTATTTGATCCAGCAGCAACAGTAAACAAACCATTTGATGGATTTGGATAAACAGTAAATTCTAAATCCTCTATATCTTGATTACTTAAAGTTACAGGCTCTTCACAAAAGGTGATTTTCCAATTGTTCAAAGTTCCTAAATCTGCAGGACCACGATCACTCACAGTAAGTATCCAAGTACCGTTTATAGTTTGTCCATCAAATAAAGACAAGTCTCCTACTGGTGCAACAAGACCTGTGTAACCTGGCACTCCTGCTGTGGTATTGCAGGTAAAAGGTCTTGCATCATTATCAAAAACTACATCTAGGTTAGGAGTAGCACAACCATTTGGGCTGGTTAAAGCTACGACGGTTCCTGCAGGAGAAGTCAATGTGATGTTGAGGTCACCCGAATACTCGTGAGTACTTAACACTTGTACCGTTAACTTACCTATTGCAATATTATTCGCTTCATTAACCGTTAGCGTACTTTGTATTCCCGTATTGTTATTGTCCGGTATACTTATAGGTGTAGGAACGGCAGCATTAATCTCATTACATGAAAAGGTAGTAAAAGATCGAGTTGTAAAAGCTCCTTGTCCACAATCATTTAATGCCTTAACTCTCCAATAATAAGTAAATGAAGGACTAAAAATGACAGGGCTTAAAGCATAAGAAGAATTACTGACAATTTGAGTAACTAAAGTCCTAGAAAAAGAAGGATTTGTAGTTATTTGTATCTCGTAGTTTTGAGCATTAAATTCATCATCCCAATCTAATAAAGCCGAGGTGCTCACGCGAGTAGCCTGATCCAATGGAAAACTTAAATTTAGAGTATTTATATTATCACTCATTATCCTTAGAGTAAGACCAAGAGTTTTAGTTTCTGAAGAAGTCACAGCGGTCACAACAATAGGATAAGTCCCGTCTGCAGCGGCATTCAAATTTGTCATAGAGAGCGTATCGTTACCAGGCGCAGTAAATGATCCTGTGGTAAAGTTAGTGTTAACTCCGTTAGGCACTCCAGATACTGTAAGAACAGCTGTGTCACTAAAATTGGATGAAGCTAAAAACTCTAAAGGAAAAGAAACCGTTTGATCATTACAAGTTTCAATAGTACTTTGAGAAGAAGTGATGGCAAAATCATTACTCTCTCCAGTTACTACTAAACTGAATGCCTGTGAACCACTTACTAAAGTACCTTTATGAGTAACTGTAATCGTATATGTTCCTGAAGCATTTGCAACATCAACTCTTTCAAAATTATCTACGCTGTTATCTCCAGTGCCGTTTGTTGAAACGCTTGTTAATTTCCAAGGCTCAAAAGAAGTACCGTTTTGAGTGATTCTAATATCTAGATCGTTCACTAAAGCTGGTGCTGCATCGTTTAATCCATTTGTATTTATACCTCCTGGCAGATCTGTCCATGAAATAGATGCTATCAAAGCAGTTACATTATCAGATTCTACTGTGATAGAATACGACTGTCCACTCATTAACTCTTCTTCTACTATTCTTGACTCTATTCTATTTTCAGAAATGGCATTTGCAGCTGCCATTGTATTCATAAGTCCCCATCCAAATTTAGTATCTGGACCAATAGCTCCTGCATCATCTGCAGTGTGAAGTGTCAGTCCTTTCAAGGTTGCTGCTCTCATGAAAACACCATTTTTATTATTGTAATATTGTTGTAACAACAGCATGGATCCGGCTACATTAGGGGAGGCCATAGAAGTACCACTTATAGTACCATAAGCACTATCTGAAGAGTCAAAACTACTCGTTAAACCTGTACCATTCCCTGCGATATCTGGCTTGATTCTAAAATCATCACTTGGTCCTTGACTACTTCCAGAGCTGATCACCACAGAGTTTAATGAACCATCAAGATTAATTAAAGCATCTTGAGCATTTGCAACTGTCATGATGTTCTTTGCTACTTTATCTCCTGTCAATTTATCAACGTCAGCAAATGCACCTATTGGACTAGGGTTCGAATTATTCCCATCATTTCCAGCAGAATAAACTGGTAAGTAATAAGGCGCATTATATGCGATTTGATCTACCTCTCTTGCAGCGCCTGTATATTTTCCAATAAATTCTGGTGCGCTAGAAAAACTAGCAATAGGAATTCCGTAAGAATGATTAGAAATAAGCGCCCCGTTAGCTGCAAAGGCTGCCATTTCAGAAGTGTCAGAGGTCCAATCACTGGTAACTACTTGTGCTTGTGGCGCCATACCTTTTGCTGAGGCATTAACTCCAGAACCTGCAATGGTACCGCTTACATGGGTAGCATGAAAACTGTTATTATTTAAAGTAGAAGGAGCATCTCCTCTACTAGCTCTTTGCCCAGCGATTGCCCCAAATTCTTGGTGTGTAATCCTTGTCGGCCCGCCATCCCAAACATATGCAGTCATTCCTTGACCTTCAATATTGAGACCCAAAGAATTACCATTATGTAACCTATTTGCTCTCGTACTGATCGCTGCATCCACGTTATCAATACTGTAATAAACAGGAACACCTGCATCTGTAATCCTCATCAATTGATCGAAAGATCCATCTTGATTTTCTCTAAATATCGGAATGTTTTTAGCTCTTGAATACTCTAAAACTTTTTCTTGATCTTTTAAGTTCTTAGCTTTCAAATCCACTATCAAGTTTTGTAATTCTTCTTGATTGTTTGCTTTTACAATTTGGGCTCTCTGCTCTGCAGTTTGAGCGGTCATAAATAGCATGCTGAAAAGCATTGCAACTAAAGTAATTTTTATCTTCATCTCTAAATGTTTAAAAAGGTTTGCTAAAATATGGAATCATTCTCTTTAATTCTCTGTAAAACTAAAATTTATTATTGATGCCATTGAGATAATTTGATAAATTATTGTTATTCTTTGTGCGTGCTACCTACTTTGTGACAAGTAGCTGCAACATATTTAAACAGTAGTATAAATGATTACCCAATTATTATTAGTTCATAAAAGACTTAATTAATTACAATTTCTAAAAAACTTAAACCGATTCAATTAATTACTTTTGCACTTTCCCACACAAAACAACACACATCATGAGTAACATCACCGCAAAAAGTGCCTTAATTTCTGTATTCAGTAAAGAAGGTCTCGCTCCTATCGTTCATAAAATGAACGATCTAGGCATTACCATCTATTCTACAGGAGGAACTGAAAAGTTTATAACAGACCT of Nonlabens sp. Ci31 contains these proteins:
- a CDS encoding tetratricopeptide repeat protein, which gives rise to MKKILITLLFLTGTVVYGQSAFAKAEQLYRGEKYDKALVSFTKLYKQNSADLNVIERLGDIAGHKKDFKTAMSYYKILLENKPKDAHYNFKYGGAMGLYAKSCSKLKALGMLDDIKMYLKKAARLDPNHIESRHALSQLYCELPGLVGGSIKKSRSYANELLNLSPVDGHLAHGFIDEYEEDYDKAVVSYGKAVETGGSLVTYRKLAAVYENKLKNYDKALKVLKRARQKHQDYQLALDIASLETRLQISE
- a CDS encoding S8 family serine peptidase translates to MKIKITLVAMLFSMLFMTAQTAEQRAQIVKANNQEELQNLIVDLKAKNLKDQEKVLEYSRAKNIPIFRENQDGSFDQLMRITDAGVPVYYSIDNVDAAISTRANRLHNGNSLGLNIEGQGMTAYVWDGGPTRITHQEFGAIAGQRASRGDAPSTLNNNSFHATHVSGTIAGSGVNASAKGMAPQAQVVTSDWTSDTSEMAAFAANGALISNHSYGIPIASFSSAPEFIGKYTGAAREVDQIAYNAPYYLPVYSAGNDGNNSNPSPIGAFADVDKLTGDKVAKNIMTVANAQDALINLDGSLNSVVISSGSSQGPSDDFRIKPDIAGNGTGLTSSFDSSDSAYGTISGTSMASPNVAGSMLLLQQYYNNKNGVFMRAATLKGLTLHTADDAGAIGPDTKFGWGLMNTMAAANAISENRIESRIVEEELMSGQSYSITVESDNVTALIASISWTDLPGGINTNGLNDAAPALVNDLDIRITQNGTSFEPWKLTSVSTNGTGDNSVDNFERVDVANASGTYTITVTHKGTLVSGSQAFSLVVTGESNDFAITSSQSTIETCNDQTVSFPLEFLASSNFSDTAVLTVSGVPNGVNTNFTTGSFTAPGNDTLSMTNLNAAADGTYPIVVTAVTSSETKTLGLTLRIMSDNINTLNLSFPLDQATRVSTSALLDWDDEFNAQNYEIQITTNPSFSRTLVTQIVSNSSYALSPVIFSPSFTYYWRVKALNDCGQGAFTTRSFTTFSCNEINAAVPTPISIPDNNNTGIQSTLTVNEANNIAIGKLTVQVLSTHEYSGDLNITLTSPAGTVVALTSPNGCATPNLDVVFDNDARPFTCNTTAGVPGYTGLVAPVGDLSLFDGQTINGTWILTVSDRGPADLGTLNNWKITFCEEPVTLSNQDIEDLEFTVYPNPSNGLFTVAAGSNNVNTGDAVIYLLDLNGRVVFTKEVQDASRLNETIDVQNLTNGLYLLQVQQGTSKTVKKVLINK
- a CDS encoding UDP-N-acetylmuramate--L-alanine ligase, producing the protein MRVHFIAIGGSAMHNLALALHHKGDHVTGSDDTIFEPSKSRLDKYGLFPQEFGWFTEKITTDLDAVILGMHAKEDNPELLKAQELGLRIYSYPEYLYEQSKNKTRVVIGGSHGKTTITSMILHVMHYHEKEVDYMVGAQLDGFDTMVHLTEENEFIVLEGDEYLSSPIDRRPKFHLYQPNIALISGIAWDHINVFPTWENYLSQFEQFVELMKDGSILVYNEDDAAVVAISEAATKPTRKHSYTVPAHQIINGITYLDTPEGDMPIEIFGKHNLSNLAGAKWMCQHMGIDEDDFYEAIATFKGASKRLEKIAENSDAVIYKDFAHSPSKVAATTAAVAAQYKGRKIIACLELHTYSSLDPEFLIQYKSALDPASVAVVFYSPHAVEIKKLAPVSREQILEAFDRDDLIVMTDPATFKEWLFKQSLDKSALLLMSSGNYGGLDFEELKGLI